Within the Syntrophorhabdus sp. genome, the region TTGCACAGACCATCCGGGAGGTGCAAAGAGGTGAGGGTCCGCGGCGTGAGCAACTGCCCGTCAGCCGGCAGGCAATTGAAGAAAGAAGGGAAGGACAGGATCAGGCGCTCATGGTGAAGGGACCCGGCTCTGCCGTTGAGAGCGGTGTTATCCGTTACACGGTGAATGTCGGCCCCTGCGATGTCAATGTGAGCACCATGGCGATGAGGAGATACGCAGAGGCGAGCTCCCGCCGCGCCTGTCGCTCCGGCACCTTTGAAGTGACGGTCTAGAAGACGATCATCGGCAACCAACTCCCCACACCTGGCCAAAACAGATCCGCAGCAACGGTCATTCTCCTACAACCCCTTCATGTACGCAATGAGATCGTTCACCTCGGCCTCGGTGAGATGGGGAAAGGACGGCATCCCCTTGTAGGGCGTTCTCAATTGGAGGACGATATTCTCCGCCGTCGCGGGACGCCCTGTCGCGGGAAGAGCGGGTCCCTTGAGTATGCCCTTCATCCCCAGGCTTCCCGGAGCCGTGTCGCTCCCGGCATCGTGGCACCGGGAGCACTGTGCCTGGAACAGCTCTTTCCCTTTCAGGGCGTTTGGCACCTGCGGTCCGTCTCCCTTTTCACGGATGGCTGCAGTTTGCGCGGGGACCCGTGAGAGGGGTATCATAGTCAGGACGTAATAACCGGCTGAGGATGCCACGGTGCCGAGGGCCAGGAAGGCGATGAGCATGCCCAGCGTGGGCACCCTGGAGTAGAACTGCCTGTAGGCCTTGATAATGGCGAGCTTGAAGATAAGAAGGAACAGGACGCCGTGG harbors:
- a CDS encoding c-type cytochrome, which translates into the protein MTILTLKLLISVLFLASMLVAVLTMFEVLGRKEKRFDTERLTRVHRVNGILFFLIFLALALMGMAHIALTKVELSPRAALHVILAHGVLFLLIFKLAIIKAYRQFYSRVPTLGMLIAFLALGTVASSAGYYVLTMIPLSRVPAQTAAIREKGDGPQVPNALKGKELFQAQCSRCHDAGSDTAPGSLGMKGILKGPALPATGRPATAENIVLQLRTPYKGMPSFPHLTEAEVNDLIAYMKGL